One stretch of Amycolatopsis sp. NBC_00345 DNA includes these proteins:
- a CDS encoding thioesterase family protein, translated as MKATRIPSPRSFRFGKPRRLSLAETGTTHTISYLTKPSDCVQESGPGREWSDKPPVVASAAIIRLCEQVCMQALLAVTPHGHCSLGNGQQFEHSGPVVIGAEIRLTARCVKAQGSYSRWQVTVLDAHGRVGTGWMAFVIVSKTTFETREVAPKYAALAQRG; from the coding sequence ATGAAAGCCACCCGGATTCCCAGCCCGCGTTCCTTCCGGTTCGGAAAACCGCGGCGCCTGTCACTCGCCGAAACCGGGACCACGCACACCATTTCCTACCTCACCAAGCCCAGCGACTGCGTCCAGGAGTCCGGCCCCGGCCGGGAGTGGTCGGACAAACCCCCGGTGGTCGCGTCCGCGGCGATCATCCGCCTCTGCGAGCAGGTCTGCATGCAGGCACTGCTGGCCGTGACACCCCACGGTCACTGCTCGCTCGGCAACGGCCAGCAGTTCGAGCACAGCGGGCCAGTCGTCATCGGCGCCGAAATCCGGCTCACCGCCCGATGCGTCAAAGCGCAGGGTTCCTACAGCCGATGGCAGGTCACGGTCCTGGACGCGCACGGCCGGGTCGGGACCGGCTGGATGGCTTTTGTCATCGTCAGCAAAACCACATTCGAAACCCGCGAAGTCGCACCAAAATACGCGGCACTCGCCCAGCGAGGATGA
- a CDS encoding class I SAM-dependent methyltransferase has product MDDGDDRSAVAQLFDRASETYEAVGVDFFAPFAGELLARIGLTEGERVLDVGCGRGAVLFPAAGAVGAAGSVLGIDLSARMVEHTALNLGKRGVANASVVVMDAQAPDLADASFDVVAASFVVFFLPDPVAGLRAWHRLLRPGGRAGITTFGGDDPRWAGVRELFKPFVTPAMAWSLASRAALFASMATFDQAVESAGFTDVRSEERRVPVTFADPEQWISWSWSHGQRMFWELVPEDRRLAVHAAVLRALEPLREPDGSVVMSQAVRYTVARRG; this is encoded by the coding sequence ATGGATGACGGCGACGACCGTTCGGCGGTGGCGCAGTTGTTCGACCGGGCGTCGGAAACCTATGAAGCCGTGGGAGTGGACTTCTTCGCTCCTTTCGCCGGCGAATTACTGGCGAGGATCGGCTTGACCGAGGGTGAACGCGTCCTCGACGTCGGATGCGGACGTGGCGCGGTGCTGTTCCCCGCGGCCGGCGCGGTCGGTGCCGCCGGCTCGGTCCTGGGCATCGACCTGTCCGCGCGGATGGTCGAGCACACGGCGCTGAACCTCGGGAAACGCGGCGTGGCCAACGCTTCTGTCGTCGTGATGGATGCCCAGGCGCCGGATCTCGCCGACGCGTCGTTCGACGTCGTCGCGGCTTCCTTCGTGGTGTTCTTCCTGCCGGACCCGGTCGCCGGACTGCGCGCGTGGCACCGGCTGCTCAGGCCGGGCGGCCGCGCCGGGATCACGACGTTCGGGGGTGACGATCCCCGCTGGGCCGGCGTGCGCGAGCTGTTCAAGCCGTTCGTGACGCCGGCGATGGCGTGGAGCCTGGCGTCGCGGGCGGCCCTGTTCGCCTCGATGGCGACTTTCGACCAGGCCGTGGAGTCGGCCGGTTTCACTGACGTGCGGTCCGAAGAACGCCGGGTCCCGGTGACCTTCGCGGATCCCGAGCAGTGGATCTCCTGGTCCTGGTCGCACGGGCAGCGGATGTTCTGGGAGCTGGTGCCGGAAGACCGGCGGCTCGCCGTGCACGCCGCCGTGCTGCGCGCGCTGGAGCCGCTGCGGGAACCCGACGGTAGCGTGGTGATGAGCCAAGCCGTGCGCTACACCGTCGCGCGCCGCGGGTGA
- a CDS encoding thioesterase family protein: MSTTTFAAVSAVKQRSEHAFDVDLSPQWTIGGRPSGGYLLAAIARAAGVVGSHPDVLAASAHYLRSPEPGPAEVEIEPLRAGRGTSQARGRLVKDGVSCVEALLTLGTVPEDGRVRWADGLPDPRLTDPAGGVRVPGGTPGGVTAAIFDEIEARLDPDSARTFLEGPRGLGELRGWLSLPGDEPFDPVSLLFAVDSFPPATFDIAPSGWVPTLELTAYVRARPAPGPVRVLHRAQLIADDRVDESCFVWDRTGRLVAQSTQLAGIRLS; this comes from the coding sequence GTGAGCACCACCACGTTCGCCGCGGTGTCCGCCGTGAAGCAGCGGTCCGAGCACGCGTTCGACGTCGACCTGAGCCCGCAGTGGACGATCGGCGGCCGCCCCAGCGGCGGGTACCTGCTGGCCGCGATCGCGCGGGCCGCGGGGGTTGTCGGCTCGCACCCCGACGTCCTCGCCGCCAGCGCGCACTACCTGCGCTCACCCGAGCCCGGCCCCGCCGAGGTGGAGATCGAGCCGTTGCGCGCCGGCCGCGGCACGAGCCAGGCGCGCGGCCGGCTGGTGAAGGACGGCGTGTCGTGCGTCGAGGCGTTGCTGACCCTCGGGACGGTGCCGGAGGACGGCCGGGTGCGCTGGGCCGACGGGCTGCCCGACCCTCGGCTGACCGACCCGGCCGGGGGCGTGCGCGTCCCGGGCGGCACACCGGGCGGGGTCACCGCCGCGATCTTCGACGAGATCGAGGCGCGGCTGGACCCGGACAGCGCCCGGACGTTCCTTGAGGGCCCCCGAGGACTCGGCGAGCTGCGCGGCTGGCTGTCGCTGCCTGGCGACGAGCCGTTCGACCCGGTGTCGCTGCTGTTCGCCGTGGACTCCTTCCCGCCCGCGACCTTCGACATCGCCCCCAGCGGCTGGGTCCCGACGCTGGAGCTGACCGCCTACGTCCGCGCGCGCCCGGCGCCCGGCCCGGTCCGGGTCCTGCATCGCGCGCAGCTCATCGCGGACGACCGCGTCGACGAGTCGTGTTTCGTCTGGGACCGGACAGGCCGGCTGGTCGCGCAGTCCACGCAGCTGGCGGGCATCCGGCTGAGCTGA
- a CDS encoding PLP-dependent cysteine synthase family protein yields the protein MTEINGEAIGVAAFDSVLEAIGGTPLIRLARVAPEAGAPVYVKAEFLNPGGSVKDRAALSMVLAAERSGALKPGGHIVEGTSGNTGIGLAIVAAQRGYRLTVVVPDKSSREKTLILQAYGAEVVVTPGAVPREDPAHVSQLARRIAEESGGWLANQYDNPANPAAHHEGTGPEIWRQTRGRVTHFVSGIGTGGTISGAGAYLKEASEGRVRVIGADPEYSVYSGGDGSPYFVESIGHYLHPGTVEDLWPESYHRDVLDVVEPIGDRESILTARRLAREEGLLLGASAGTAVAAALRLAATLSPDDLVVVVVPDSGRSYLSKYYDDEWLRSFGFLEGGHDEPTVAEAAGPCSWLPSTSSVGEALDHDGPGDLWAVTVPRPGAAGSPAVAEVTGTLDVRRLRAADAAGLVRREEPITAHVTETLPAVGLGESRRAAAARIGAHDAAWVLTDGRVTGVLGAVKPNSPC from the coding sequence GTGACTGAGATCAACGGTGAGGCGATCGGCGTAGCGGCCTTCGATTCGGTGCTCGAGGCGATCGGGGGCACGCCGCTGATCCGCCTGGCCCGGGTCGCGCCCGAGGCGGGGGCGCCGGTGTACGTGAAGGCCGAGTTCCTGAACCCGGGCGGCAGCGTGAAGGACCGGGCCGCGCTGTCGATGGTGCTCGCCGCGGAACGGAGCGGGGCGCTGAAGCCGGGCGGGCACATCGTCGAGGGGACGTCCGGCAACACCGGCATCGGCCTCGCGATCGTCGCCGCGCAGCGCGGCTACCGGCTGACCGTCGTGGTGCCGGACAAGAGCAGCCGCGAGAAGACGCTGATCCTCCAGGCCTACGGGGCCGAGGTGGTGGTCACGCCCGGTGCCGTGCCCCGGGAAGACCCCGCGCACGTCTCCCAGCTGGCGCGGCGGATCGCCGAGGAAAGCGGCGGCTGGCTGGCGAACCAGTACGACAACCCGGCCAATCCCGCGGCGCACCACGAGGGCACCGGCCCGGAGATCTGGCGGCAGACCCGCGGCCGCGTCACCCACTTCGTCTCGGGCATCGGCACCGGCGGCACCATCAGCGGCGCCGGGGCCTACCTGAAAGAGGCCAGCGAAGGGCGGGTCCGGGTGATCGGCGCCGACCCGGAGTACTCCGTGTACTCCGGCGGCGACGGCAGCCCGTACTTCGTCGAGAGCATCGGGCACTACCTGCACCCGGGCACCGTCGAGGACCTCTGGCCCGAGTCGTACCACCGTGACGTGCTCGACGTCGTCGAGCCGATCGGCGACCGCGAGTCGATCCTCACCGCCCGGCGGCTGGCGCGCGAGGAAGGCCTGCTGCTCGGGGCGTCCGCGGGCACCGCCGTCGCCGCGGCGCTGCGGCTGGCCGCCACGCTCTCGCCGGACGACCTCGTGGTGGTCGTCGTCCCCGACTCCGGGCGCTCGTACCTGTCGAAGTACTACGACGACGAATGGTTGCGCAGCTTCGGTTTCCTCGAAGGCGGACACGACGAGCCGACCGTCGCCGAAGCCGCGGGCCCGTGCTCGTGGCTGCCCTCGACGTCGTCAGTCGGCGAGGCCCTGGACCACGACGGCCCGGGCGACCTGTGGGCGGTGACGGTGCCGCGGCCGGGCGCCGCGGGCTCGCCCGCTGTCGCGGAGGTGACGGGCACGCTCGACGTCCGCCGTCTGCGCGCGGCCGACGCGGCCGGCCTGGTTCGCCGGGAGGAGCCGATCACCGCCCATGTCACGGAGACCCTGCCCGCCGTCGGCCTCGGCGAGAGCCGGCGGGCGGCCGCGGCCAGGATCGGCGCGCACGACGCCGCGTGGGTGCTGACCGACGGCCGGGTCACCGGTGTGCTCGGTGCCGTGAAGCCGAATTCCCCCTGCTGA
- a CDS encoding acyl-CoA dehydrogenase family protein — MVTTEKSAAEWLAVAKDVADKLAVDAVERDRANATPYEEVRLLKDTGLVTLLGPPEHGGGGQTWDTAYRVIREVARGDGSIGQLLGYHYLWAWAARLVATEAQIAAVEELYTSENYLFGGAVNPRDGDLTIIDEGEEIVYNGRKSFSTGSKVSDLTVLEGVLTGTEDHIFAIVPSAQEGIVFHDDWDNIGQRLTESGSVSITDVRVPWASAAGYVDKEFRPLTYNTLNVPAIQLVFANFYLGIAQGALETAAAYTRGHTRAWPYGGDNKESAAEEWYVLDAYGDLQAKLWAAEALVDKAGAAISRVLHAPREELTPQERGEIAVLIAAAKQRVIDTGLEIATKVFEVTGARASASKIGLDRFWRNLRTHSLHDPVAYKRREVGAYALLGELPEPTWYT, encoded by the coding sequence GTGGTCACTACGGAGAAGAGCGCCGCGGAATGGCTGGCCGTGGCGAAGGACGTCGCGGACAAGCTGGCGGTCGACGCGGTCGAGCGAGACCGGGCGAACGCAACGCCGTACGAGGAGGTCCGGCTGCTGAAGGACACCGGGCTGGTCACCCTGCTCGGCCCACCGGAACACGGTGGCGGCGGGCAGACCTGGGACACCGCGTACCGCGTGATCCGGGAGGTCGCGCGCGGCGACGGCTCGATCGGCCAGCTCCTCGGCTACCACTACCTGTGGGCCTGGGCGGCGCGGCTGGTCGCGACCGAGGCGCAGATCGCGGCCGTGGAAGAGCTGTACACCAGCGAAAACTACCTGTTCGGCGGCGCGGTCAACCCGCGTGACGGCGACCTGACGATCATCGACGAGGGGGAGGAGATCGTCTACAACGGACGGAAGTCGTTCTCCACCGGCAGCAAGGTTTCGGACCTGACGGTGCTCGAAGGCGTGCTCACCGGCACCGAAGACCACATCTTCGCGATCGTCCCCTCGGCGCAGGAGGGAATCGTCTTCCACGACGACTGGGACAACATCGGCCAGCGGCTCACCGAATCCGGCAGTGTGTCGATCACGGACGTGCGGGTGCCGTGGGCGAGCGCCGCGGGTTACGTCGACAAGGAATTCCGGCCGCTCACCTACAACACGCTGAACGTGCCGGCCATCCAGCTCGTCTTCGCGAACTTCTACCTCGGCATCGCCCAGGGTGCGCTGGAAACGGCGGCGGCCTACACCCGCGGCCACACCCGGGCGTGGCCTTATGGCGGCGACAACAAGGAATCGGCCGCCGAGGAGTGGTACGTCCTCGACGCTTACGGTGACCTGCAAGCGAAACTGTGGGCCGCGGAAGCCTTGGTGGACAAGGCGGGCGCGGCGATCTCCCGCGTGCTGCACGCCCCGCGCGAAGAGCTGACACCGCAGGAGCGCGGGGAAATCGCGGTGCTCATCGCCGCCGCCAAGCAGCGGGTGATCGACACCGGACTGGAGATCGCCACGAAGGTCTTCGAGGTCACCGGCGCGCGGGCCAGCGCGTCGAAGATCGGGCTGGACCGCTTCTGGCGCAACCTGCGCACGCATTCCCTGCACGACCCGGTCGCCTACAAACGCCGTGAGGTCGGCGCCTACGCGCTGCTCGGCGAGCTGCCGGAGCCGACCTGGTACACCTGA
- the phoU gene encoding phosphate signaling complex protein PhoU, with the protein MREGFQDDLSRLHGRLAAMSEGAAEAMRGATLALLNADLRLAEQVIGADSELDELRSRCEEEAYSLLALQSPVAGDLRMVLAVVYCAEKIERMGDLAAHVASTARRTHPDPVVPAELEPVFRELGEATSHMADRVAELVRTGAKGGHAELSHEDETVDALHARVLATITAEGWEHDQRTAVALTLVTRFYERFADQAVSVAKRLDFAATGDLPA; encoded by the coding sequence ATGCGCGAAGGCTTCCAGGACGACCTCAGCCGCCTCCACGGCCGGCTGGCCGCGATGTCCGAAGGTGCGGCGGAGGCGATGCGCGGGGCCACCCTGGCGCTGCTGAACGCCGACCTGCGGCTCGCCGAGCAAGTGATCGGCGCCGACAGCGAGCTCGACGAGCTGCGCTCCCGCTGCGAGGAGGAGGCGTACTCGCTGCTCGCGCTGCAGTCTCCCGTCGCGGGTGACCTGCGCATGGTGCTGGCGGTCGTCTACTGCGCGGAGAAGATCGAGCGGATGGGCGACCTCGCCGCGCACGTCGCGAGCACGGCCCGCCGCACCCACCCGGACCCGGTGGTGCCCGCCGAGCTCGAGCCGGTGTTCCGCGAGCTCGGCGAGGCCACCTCGCACATGGCCGACCGCGTGGCCGAGCTGGTGCGCACCGGCGCCAAGGGTGGCCACGCGGAGCTGAGCCACGAGGACGAGACCGTCGACGCCCTGCACGCGCGGGTCCTCGCCACCATCACCGCCGAGGGCTGGGAGCACGACCAGCGCACGGCCGTCGCGTTGACGCTGGTGACGCGGTTCTACGAGCGTTTCGCCGACCAGGCCGTCTCGGTCGCCAAGCGCCTGGACTTCGCCGCGACGGGCGATCTGCCCGCCTGA
- a CDS encoding phosphatase PAP2 family protein, which yields MTALNHASSSGSGVYDAITSLGVHSPGFLQGLMLAYTKYGLVLVVPLFAWVWWQARASGSSRRMALALLAPAGTLVAYLFSEVLKTMIHEERPCRGLPVTSIIGKCPDPGDWSFPSNHSVIAASAALGAVYAWRRAMPWLFSLAALMAFSRVFVGAHFPHDVLAGLFFGAAIAWLAHRFALDRATDLVDRFAGRVPWRLLGDPAEADEPYPVDDDRTELISRVPDGRRPRHPGERPPADGPERRHPVAERPVGGARPAADRQAPPERRPAQDRRTRPLPEPGQQQQPDQRPQRPPARRQAPVQRQAPVQQQPPVNRPVRPRPDQPPAPQQRPQQPPQQRPPRPR from the coding sequence GTGACTGCGTTGAACCACGCGTCGAGTTCCGGCAGCGGGGTGTATGACGCTATCACCAGCCTCGGCGTCCACAGTCCCGGCTTCCTGCAGGGGCTGATGCTGGCCTACACGAAGTACGGGCTGGTGCTGGTCGTCCCGTTGTTCGCGTGGGTGTGGTGGCAGGCGCGCGCGAGCGGGTCCTCCCGGCGGATGGCGCTGGCCCTGCTCGCCCCGGCCGGGACGCTGGTCGCGTACCTGTTCAGCGAGGTCCTCAAGACCATGATCCACGAGGAACGGCCGTGCCGCGGGCTGCCCGTGACCTCGATCATCGGCAAGTGCCCCGACCCCGGGGACTGGTCGTTCCCGAGCAACCACTCCGTGATCGCCGCGTCCGCCGCCCTCGGCGCCGTCTACGCGTGGCGGCGGGCGATGCCCTGGCTCTTCTCGCTGGCCGCGCTCATGGCGTTCTCCCGGGTGTTCGTCGGGGCGCACTTCCCGCACGACGTGCTGGCCGGGCTCTTCTTCGGCGCGGCCATCGCCTGGCTGGCGCACCGGTTCGCGCTCGACCGCGCCACGGACCTGGTCGACCGCTTCGCCGGCCGCGTGCCATGGCGGCTGCTGGGCGACCCCGCCGAGGCGGACGAGCCGTACCCGGTCGACGACGACCGCACCGAGCTGATCAGCCGCGTGCCCGACGGGCGCCGGCCGCGCCACCCCGGCGAGCGTCCCCCCGCCGACGGGCCCGAACGTCGTCATCCCGTGGCAGAACGCCCGGTCGGCGGAGCCCGCCCGGCCGCTGACCGTCAGGCGCCGCCCGAACGCCGCCCCGCCCAGGATCGCCGGACGCGCCCGTTGCCGGAGCCAGGCCAGCAGCAGCAGCCGGACCAGCGCCCGCAGCGGCCCCCGGCCCGTCGCCAGGCCCCCGTTCAGCGCCAGGCCCCGGTCCAGCAGCAGCCGCCGGTGAACCGGCCGGTCCGGCCCCGTCCCGACCAGCCGCCGGCACCGCAGCAACGGCCTCAGCAACCGCCGCAGCAACGGCCCCCGCGGCCGCGCTGA
- a CDS encoding DoxX family protein: MHRLDTTREHAIGLFRIVIGFLFACHGVKTIFGVLGAHGAAEVGTWPDWWAALIQLVGGTLVCLGIGTRGAALIGSGSMAFAYFTVHLANGPFPIQNGGEAAALFSWTLLVLVFTGPGRFALGRVLSGLLTTTRTAPSAISSS; encoded by the coding sequence ATGCACCGGCTGGACACGACCCGCGAGCACGCGATCGGGCTCTTCCGCATCGTCATCGGCTTCCTGTTCGCCTGCCACGGCGTGAAGACCATCTTCGGCGTGCTCGGCGCACACGGCGCCGCCGAGGTGGGCACCTGGCCCGACTGGTGGGCGGCGTTGATCCAGCTCGTCGGGGGCACGCTGGTCTGCCTCGGCATCGGCACGCGGGGCGCCGCCCTGATCGGCTCCGGCTCGATGGCCTTCGCCTACTTCACCGTCCACCTGGCGAACGGCCCGTTCCCGATCCAGAACGGCGGCGAGGCCGCGGCGCTGTTCAGCTGGACACTGCTGGTCCTGGTTTTCACCGGCCCGGGCCGCTTCGCCCTCGGCCGGGTCCTGTCGGGCCTCCTGACCACCACCCGGACGGCACCGTCCGCGATCAGCTCCTCCTGA
- a CDS encoding GntR family transcriptional regulator yields MPARTLDRVGPEPLWRQLQQELLTRLDAGEFTGGFPGELALVDEYGVSRHTVRQALRQLRADGVIVAERGRQPRVAPPPEITVPMGALYSLFASVEAAGLTQHSVVRAFDTRADALVAERLELEASTPLIYLERLRLAGDEPLALDRVWLPADLATPLLEADFTHTGLYAELSRRTGIRLDHGREDVHAVIPTAAERNQLHCAHDVAAFSINRLSHTKGRPVEWRHTLVRGDRYALTAEFSANAGYRLLAPATSA; encoded by the coding sequence ATGCCAGCACGCACGCTCGACCGGGTCGGCCCGGAGCCGCTCTGGCGCCAGCTCCAGCAGGAGCTGCTGACCAGGCTGGACGCCGGCGAGTTCACCGGCGGCTTCCCCGGCGAGCTGGCACTGGTCGACGAGTACGGCGTGAGCAGGCACACTGTGCGCCAGGCCCTGCGCCAACTGAGGGCCGACGGGGTGATCGTCGCCGAGCGCGGCCGCCAGCCCCGCGTCGCGCCGCCCCCGGAGATCACCGTGCCGATGGGCGCGCTGTACAGCCTCTTCGCGTCCGTCGAGGCCGCCGGGCTCACCCAGCACAGCGTCGTGCGCGCCTTCGACACCCGCGCCGACGCACTGGTCGCCGAGCGTCTCGAACTCGAGGCGTCCACCCCGCTCATCTACCTCGAGCGGCTGCGGCTGGCCGGTGACGAGCCACTGGCGCTGGACCGCGTCTGGCTGCCCGCCGACCTCGCCACTCCCCTGCTCGAGGCCGACTTCACCCACACCGGGCTGTACGCCGAGCTGTCGCGGCGCACCGGCATCCGGCTGGACCACGGCCGCGAGGACGTGCACGCCGTCATCCCCACCGCCGCCGAGCGCAACCAGCTGCACTGCGCCCACGACGTCGCCGCGTTCTCCATCAACCGGCTCAGCCACACCAAGGGGCGCCCGGTGGAATGGCGGCACACCCTGGTCCGCGGCGACCGTTACGCGCTCACCGCCGAGTTCTCCGCGAACGCCGGCTACCGGCTGCTCGCCCCGGCCACCTCGGCCTGA
- a CDS encoding YeiH family protein: MTATQDARPAPAVERPPVRGVAGLVVALLVAGVATALGTLVPIVGGPVFGILLGVLAAAVVPALRAPRFAPGYAVAAKPVLQLSIVVLGTGLSLQQVVRVGGQSLPVMLGTLAVALGGAWLLGRWLGVRGDTQILIGVGTGICGASAIAATTAVIKAKQAQVAYAIGTIFTFNIAAVLLFPPLGHLLGMSPHAFGLWAGTAINDTSSVVAASFAYGGDAGSYGLVVKLTRTLMLIPIVVFLAVRTARRDARLAAAERGEPVAGFSLRAMPWRKIVPLFLIGFIAAATLDSLGVIPESWHPVLSVLGTFLITTALAGIGLSLRLADMRRAGSRPLLLGALLWVAVALSSLGLQALTGTL, encoded by the coding sequence ATGACGGCGACCCAGGACGCGCGACCGGCGCCGGCGGTGGAGCGGCCACCGGTCCGGGGCGTCGCCGGGCTCGTGGTCGCGCTGCTCGTCGCCGGGGTCGCGACGGCGCTGGGCACGCTGGTGCCGATCGTCGGCGGGCCGGTGTTCGGGATCCTGCTGGGCGTGCTCGCCGCGGCCGTCGTGCCGGCCCTGCGCGCGCCGCGGTTCGCGCCGGGCTACGCGGTGGCGGCGAAGCCGGTGCTGCAACTGTCCATTGTGGTCTTGGGCACCGGGCTTTCGCTCCAGCAGGTGGTCCGGGTTGGCGGCCAGTCGCTGCCGGTCATGCTGGGCACGCTCGCCGTCGCGCTCGGCGGGGCCTGGCTGCTCGGCCGGTGGCTCGGCGTGCGCGGCGACACGCAGATCCTGATCGGCGTCGGCACGGGCATCTGCGGCGCCTCGGCGATCGCCGCCACCACCGCCGTGATCAAGGCGAAGCAGGCGCAGGTCGCCTACGCCATCGGGACGATCTTCACCTTCAACATCGCGGCGGTGCTGCTGTTCCCGCCGCTCGGGCACCTGCTCGGGATGAGCCCGCACGCGTTCGGGCTGTGGGCGGGCACCGCGATCAACGACACCTCGTCGGTCGTGGCCGCGTCGTTCGCCTACGGCGGCGACGCCGGCTCGTACGGCCTCGTCGTGAAGCTCACCCGCACGCTGATGCTGATCCCGATCGTGGTGTTCCTGGCCGTCCGCACAGCGCGCCGCGACGCCCGGCTCGCCGCGGCGGAACGCGGTGAGCCCGTCGCCGGCTTCAGCCTGCGCGCCATGCCGTGGCGCAAGATCGTGCCGCTGTTCCTGATCGGCTTCATCGCCGCCGCGACGCTCGACAGCCTCGGCGTGATCCCCGAGTCCTGGCACCCCGTGCTCTCCGTACTGGGCACGTTCCTGATCACCACGGCGCTGGCGGGCATCGGGCTGTCGCTGCGGCTCGCGGACATGCGCCGGGCCGGGAGCCGTCCGCTGCTGCTCGGCGCGCTGCTGTGGGTCGCGGTCGCGCTGAGCAGCCTCGGGTTGCAGGCGCTCACCGGAACGCTCTGA
- a CDS encoding MFS transporter, which translates to MLLAERPRPRVVREHRNAGWFAVGAVCFGAFMGQLDASIVTLTFPALQSEFAEPLAAVQWVSLSYLLSLVGLLAAVGRIADAVGRKLTYVYGFGVFTAASIACGLAPGLGWLIAFRVLQAVGAAMLQANSVALVVTSVPASRRRAALGVQAAAQALGLALGPAVGGLLVATAGWRWVFLVNVPVGVLGLVAGRLLLPRTRERTPMGRFDGAGVALLATATTAVLLALSGLSGLPVPVPLLVAVAVLAAGGFVWREARASSPVVRLSVLRPRAVSLGLVGALCGYLVLFGPLTLLPQIGGARGSTGLMLTALPAGFAVAALAADRVLPPAFTTRARSMLGAAVAVAGCLGLLGATGPWTGVSLFVAGLGLGLFIPANNASIMGAVPDRMSATGGGLVNMARGLGTALGVALVTLCLHVGGTALALGVLAAAGVLAGVTGALVRGTAR; encoded by the coding sequence GTGCTGCTGGCAGAGCGGCCCCGGCCGCGGGTGGTGCGGGAGCACCGGAACGCGGGCTGGTTCGCGGTGGGCGCGGTGTGCTTCGGCGCGTTCATGGGGCAGCTCGACGCCAGCATCGTCACGCTGACCTTCCCCGCGTTGCAGTCCGAGTTCGCCGAGCCGCTGGCCGCGGTGCAGTGGGTGTCGCTGTCGTACCTGCTGAGCCTGGTCGGGCTGCTCGCGGCGGTCGGGCGGATCGCGGACGCGGTCGGGCGCAAGCTCACCTACGTCTACGGCTTCGGCGTGTTCACCGCGGCGTCGATCGCCTGCGGGCTGGCCCCCGGGCTGGGCTGGCTGATCGCGTTCCGGGTGCTGCAGGCGGTCGGCGCGGCGATGCTGCAGGCCAACAGCGTCGCGCTGGTCGTCACCAGCGTTCCGGCGTCTCGGCGCCGCGCGGCCCTCGGCGTGCAGGCGGCCGCGCAGGCGCTCGGCCTGGCGCTGGGGCCCGCGGTCGGCGGGCTGCTGGTGGCCACCGCCGGGTGGCGCTGGGTCTTCCTGGTCAACGTGCCGGTCGGGGTGCTCGGCCTGGTCGCCGGGCGGCTGCTGCTGCCGCGCACCCGCGAGCGCACGCCGATGGGCCGGTTCGACGGCGCCGGGGTCGCGCTGCTGGCGACCGCCACGACGGCGGTCCTCCTGGCGTTGTCCGGGCTTTCCGGCCTGCCGGTGCCGGTGCCGTTGCTGGTGGCCGTCGCGGTGCTCGCCGCGGGCGGGTTCGTCTGGCGGGAGGCACGCGCGAGCAGCCCGGTGGTGCGGCTTTCGGTGTTGCGCCCGCGCGCGGTGTCGCTCGGCCTGGTGGGTGCGCTGTGCGGGTACCTCGTGCTGTTCGGGCCGTTGACGCTGCTGCCGCAGATCGGCGGTGCGCGGGGCTCGACCGGGCTGATGCTGACGGCGTTGCCGGCCGGTTTCGCCGTCGCCGCGCTGGCGGCCGACCGGGTGCTGCCGCCGGCGTTCACCACCCGCGCGCGTTCGATGCTCGGCGCGGCCGTCGCCGTCGCGGGCTGTCTCGGGCTGCTCGGCGCGACCGGGCCGTGGACCGGAGTGTCGTTGTTCGTCGCGGGCCTGGGTCTGGGACTGTTCATCCCGGCCAACAACGCGTCCATCATGGGCGCGGTCCCGGACAGGATGTCGGCGACCGGAGGGGGACTGGTGAACATGGCCCGTGGGCTGGGCACCGCGCTGGGCGTCGCGCTGGTGACGTTGTGCCTTCATGTCGGCGGGACCGCTTTGGCTTTAGGTGTGCTCGCGGCGGCGGGGGTGCTCGCCGGTGTCACGGGCGCGCTGGTCCGGGGGACCGCGCGGTGA
- a CDS encoding MarR family winged helix-turn-helix transcriptional regulator yields the protein MTDETALAEVVARLRRAMRRAARSADPDNPLSVAQLELLSCIGENPGARPSRLAQLLKLAPNSVTTMANGLRTRELVTRTGGGEDRRTVALALTPAGEDAVRQWQAHNAEILHAATERLHPAWQHLLTASLPALGELVAAIDGLVLEDLAEE from the coding sequence GTGACCGACGAGACGGCGCTGGCCGAGGTCGTCGCCCGGCTGCGGCGGGCCATGCGCCGCGCGGCGCGCAGCGCGGACCCGGACAACCCGCTGTCGGTCGCGCAGCTGGAACTGTTGTCCTGCATAGGGGAGAACCCGGGCGCGCGGCCGAGCCGCTTGGCGCAGCTGCTGAAGCTCGCGCCCAACTCCGTCACCACCATGGCGAACGGCCTGCGCACCCGTGAACTGGTCACCCGCACCGGCGGCGGCGAGGACCGGCGCACCGTCGCGCTCGCGCTGACCCCGGCGGGCGAAGACGCCGTGCGGCAGTGGCAGGCGCACAACGCGGAGATCCTCCACGCGGCGACGGAACGGCTTCACCCGGCCTGGCAGCACCTGCTCACCGCGTCGCTGCCCGCACTGGGGGAACTGGTGGCGGCGATCGACGGCTTGGTGCTCGAAGATTTGGCGGAGGAGTAG